The genomic DNA TCTCGAGTCGAACCGTGACCTCGTTCTTCGTCGTCTTATCGAGTGTCTCAGCCGTGATCGCACGAAGCACCAGGTCGCGGAGGTCACGTCGCTCGGACTGGTACAGATGACGCGAAAGAAGTTGGGTCTGGGGCTGCTCGAAACATTCAGCGAGGCATGCGAGGTGTGCGCGGGTCGCGGAGTCGTCGTTCACCATGACCCCGTTGTGCGCCATCGCTCTTCGCAGGGCAACGGAAACGGCAATAGCAGCGGTGGAAACAACAACGGTGGAAACAACCGTCGCGGCCGCAATCAGTCTCAAGCACCCTCTGCACCGGCACCGACCGGGTCCACTCACGTCATCACAGAAGGCGTGAAATCTGCGATCGCGCAGATTGCTGCATCCACGATTTCATCGACCGGTGAAGAAAACTTCGACGCGGCTGCACTCGAAGCGGCCGCCGTCGCTGTCGCTGAGGCATCCGTCGCTGCAGACGCCGCGTCCGAGCGTCCAGAGCGAGCAGAGCGCCCCAAGAAGCAGCGGAGAAAGCGTTCCGAAAGTTCGTCGAAGTCAGACTCCAGCACGGCGGCGCCCCGAAAAGAGCGCGACGAGAAGGATTTGCTTCTCGATTCTGTGTTGAACGCTTTGCCTGCTCCGAAAGCGCCAGGACAGGGCAGGTCTCGCCGTCGGGTATCGACGGCTGGTCTCACGCCCGGCTCACCGATTCTGCCGCCAGCGTCAGATAGCTAGCCTGTAGCGTGAGGTTTGCGGGGTCGATCTTTTGCTCGCACCCGCAAACCTGACGCGATCAGTGCCTTTACGAGAGCGTGACCGTCGACATGGCGGGCGCCGGCAGCCACGAGAGTGGCGTGGGATTTTTCTGGCACGTCGTAATGGTCAAGATCAAAACCACGGCGGGGTATCCCTTGCGCTGCGGCGAACTGATGCAACTCGTCCAACGAAGAGTCGCTCACCAGATGTGCCCACAGCATCCCGTGCGCGGGCCAACGTGGGTCGTCAATCAAGATCGCCATCATCTGATCGTATGTCTGGCTTTGGCCCTGTGCGCTGACTGATGATGTCGTCGCGATCCAACGCGGCGTTTCGCCGCAACGCATGTGCTTTTGCCCTGTAGCTTCGCATCAGGTAAAGTATTCCTTTGGTGCGTCTTGTGTAGCAGTTTT from Microbacterium endophyticum includes the following:
- a CDS encoding DUF4031 domain-containing protein is translated as MAILIDDPRWPAHGMLWAHLVSDSSLDELHQFAAAQGIPRRGFDLDHYDVPEKSHATLVAAGARHVDGHALVKALIASGLRVRAKDRPRKPHATG